The genomic region GCCAAGGCTTTGCTGACGAATAAGAAAGGCTTGACCTGGGATGGCGGTTCCTGAAATCCGGATTTTCCAGTCTTATCGAGCCATTGCCATAACGTCGGCGCCGAAGCAGAAACGGACGCCGCAAGCGAGACGAGGCGGATGATGCCGGCTCTGGTTTGTGCTAATATGGGAACGAAATCAAAGTTCCGGCACAAGCCAATCCGTCATATCCACCCAATCTCTGACCATGTCCAAAAGTGCAATTGAAACAGCGCCTGCCGACGACGTTTTTTCGTCAACCTTTTTATTAGGCAATGTAGGCGCTCCCTTCGTGATCGGCCTTGCCGTCGGCTATTTTGCCAAAAAAATGCTGCGCACCGCTTTATTCCTGGCCGGCGCCGCCATTGTTCTGCTTTTTGCCGGGGAATACTACGGCATCGTCAAGGTAACCGATGCCGAATTGATGAATGCGGCGACTGCCGCATCCCAGGCGG from Methylosarcina fibrata AML-C10 harbors:
- a CDS encoding FUN14 domain-containing protein; the encoded protein is MSKSAIETAPADDVFSSTFLLGNVGAPFVIGLAVGYFAKKMLRTALFLAGAAIVLLFAGEYYGIVKVTDAELMNAATAASQAAKDSGHFLLSRLSTITTRGVSGAAGFFAGFKLG